Proteins from one Arachis ipaensis cultivar K30076 unplaced genomic scaffold, Araip1.1 Aipa1045, whole genome shotgun sequence genomic window:
- the LOC107624658 gene encoding histone-lysine N-methyltransferase family member SUVH9, whose protein sequence is LHEQLHFREVVRRTRMIYDSIRVLCTIEEEKRVQEEKRAAAVADVVTIAADEPFAASESTIECSSSAETTVSVAVPAPESAGEQQSANNNGAGDKQPETVNRGEADAKMARRMRQRGDIRAAQMMRLKHLWLNCDKRIVGAIPGVYVGDVFLFRMELCVLGLHGQIQAGIDYLAASMSPNNEPIATSVIVSGGYEDDMDEGDVIIYTGQGGQAXCGQATNSVRQATHQKLESGNLALERSMYHNIEVRVIRGMKYEGAAAKSGKIYVYDGLYRISECWFDVGKSGFGVYKYKLVRTEWQPKMGSAILKEARGIRKSGVGFQPMYCLSVDISNKKEKVAVRLFNDIDDSKEPLCFDYLLTTIFPPFVFHQSGTATGCDCIGGCTDGCFCSMKNGGEFPYNQQAILVRGKPLIFECGPFCSCPPQCRNRVSQNGVKNKLEVFRSKQTGWGVRSLDLIHAGAFICEYSGVVLTREQAQLLTMNGDSLIYPNRFSERWAEWGDLSQVNSDYVRPSYPSIPPLDFSLDVSTVRNVACYMSHSSSPNVMVQFVLYDHNNLMFPHIMLFAMENIPPLRELSLDYGVANEWTGKLSICNG, encoded by the exons CTTCACGAGCAGCTTCATTTCCGTGAGGTCGTGAGGCGAACGAGGATGATCTACGACTCGATCCGCGTTCTCTGCACCATCGAGGAAGAGAAGCGCGTCCAGGAGGAGAAAAGAGCTGCCGCCGTCGCTGACGTTGTTACTATTGCCGCTGATGAACCGTTCGCTGCATCTGAATCCACCATTGAATGTTCTTCCTCAGCTGAAACCACCGTCTCTGTTGCCGTGCCAGCTCCTGAATCCGCCGGGGAACAACAATCGGCGAACAACAATGGCGCCGGCGATAAGCAGCCGGAAACAGTCAACAGGGGCGAAGCTGATGCCAAGATGGCGCGGCGGATGCGGCAAAGAGGGGATATTCGTGCGGCGCAGATGATGAGGTTGAAGCATCTTTGGCTGAACTGCGATAAGCGAATCGTCGGAGCGATTCCCGGTGTGTATGTTGGCGACGTATTCCTCTTTCGGATGGAATTGTGTGTCCTTGGATTGCACGGTCAGATCCAAGCTGGCATTGATTACCTGGCAGCTTCCATGAGCCCCAACAATGAACCAATTGCAACGAGTGTCATTGTCTCCGGTGGCTACGAGGATGATATGGACGAAGGAGATGTCATAATCTACACTGGACAAGGCGGGCAGGCCANGT GCGGGCAGGCCACGAATTCCGTGAGGCAAGCCACACACCAGAAGTTGGAGAGTGGGAACCTGGCATTGGAGAGGAGTATGTATCATAATATTGAGGTTAGAGTGATTAGAGGGATGAAGTATGAGGGAGCCGCTGCGAAATCCGGTAAGATTTATGTCTATGATGGTTTATATAGGATTTCTGAGTGCTGGTTTGATGTTGGAAAGTCCGGTTTTGGTGTTTATAAGTATAAGCTTGTTAGGACTGAATGGCAGCCTAAGATGGGTAGTGCTATTCTTAAGGAAGCTAGGGGCATTAGGAAAAGTGGAGTGGGTTTTCAACCAATGTATTGTCTTTCTGTTGATATTTCGAATAAGAAGGAGAAGGTTGCGGTTCGGCTCTTTAATGATATTGATGATAGTAAGGAGCCGCTTTGTTTTGATTATCTTCTGACAACTATTTTCCCTCCATTTGTGTTTCATCAGAGCGGGACAGCTACTGGGTGTGATTGTATTGGCGGTTGTACGGATGGATGCTTTTGCAGTATGAAGAATGGAGGCGAGTTTCCTTATAATCAGCAGGCGATCCTTGTGAGGGGGAAGCCTTTGATTTTTGAGTGTGGCCCTTTTTGCAGTTGTCCACCTCAATGTAGGAACCGTGTGTCGCAGAATGGGGTGAAGAACAAGTTGGAAGTTTTTAGGTCGAAGCAGACAGGTTGGGGAGTAAGGTCCTTGGACCTTATTCATGCTGGTGCTTTTATCTGTGAGTATTCAGGGGTTGTTTTGACTAGGGAGCAAGCACAGCTTTTGACGATGAATGGTGACTCGTTGATATATCCTAATCGGTTTTCTGAAAGGTGGGCAGAATGGGGTGATTTGTCTCAGGTAAACTCGGACTATGTGCGTCCATCTTATCCGTCAATTCCTCCTCTGGATTTTTCTCTGGATGTGTCAACGGTCCGAAACGTTGCTTGCTATATGAGCCATAGTTCAAGTCCAAATGTTATGGTTCAATTTGTTCTGTATGATCACAACAACTTGATGTTCCCTCACATTATGCTGTTTGCAATGGAGAATATCCCTCCACTGAGAGAGCTCAGCCTTGATTATGGGGTGGCTAATGAGTGGACAGGCAAGCTCTCTATATGCAATGGGTGA